The following is a genomic window from Episyrphus balteatus chromosome 1, idEpiBalt1.1, whole genome shotgun sequence.
caagtaaaaagggaAACATTGGGTCTAAATGGCTCCTGATTTTCATCTTCAAGCTCATCAGTGGTGACCAAATGCCTAGTCCGGAGAGAAAGTAACCTTATTTAGATCTAGAAGGAGAAAGAAGATACACGAGACTACGATAActaccgttcgattaagcttAAAGATCCTTGGCCGagtgaaaaaaatccaaaccgTCAGAAAAATGCTTAAAGAGATTTGCGTACCGCCCGAACTCTTTTAAGCAGAAAATGATAACTTTTCAAAAGCTTTCatataaaaactcattttaaaaaaagacaaaatggTGATTCATTCCGTACCATTCAAGACCATTTTGGAAAgcaaaataagttaaaataaaaaagaaaagttttcttGTTTTGATATTAATACTCACTTAAATTATCCTCGGTATTAGTGGCCTCATCTAACATCAATAAATGTGTAAATTGATCATCTTCCTCAACCAATTCCAATGACTCAATAACCGATTGATGATCTTTAAATCCATCTTTTCTCACTTGGAAAACAACTTCAATCATATACTGCACTCTTTTATCCAATTTaccttcatgcaaaatattcttcaacatttcaaaaatagcaCCAATACCTTTGGATGAAACTTCAGTAAGTTTCATACCACATTCTTTCAAAAATGCAATTGCCACTTCAACCGAATCATCTGTTGGTGTTTCAACTAAGAGGGTGAGAATTTCCAATGCAAGAATTTCATGAGCCACTCGTTGATTAACCAAATGAGCTACAAATCTTGAAGCTGACAAACAGACAGCCTTGTCATTTCGACGAAATGCTCTCTTGAACTGAATGACTAAACGTTTTAGTAGCAATTCACCAATGTTTGGGAATTTTGAGTTGATAATGGCTACCAAAGCAGCATAGACATGGGTGAAAGTTGGAGAGGCATTTTGTGCTTGAATGATTGACCTGCACAAAAGACCTCGTCCCCGGACAATGTTCTCTTTAAGGAGTTCCCTGGTTATGATTCCAATATTGTCGACGTTTACTTTGTTAATGTAACCATGAATGGACTTTTTGAGTGCTTCCCAAGCTATACGTTGATATGCTGCCGATGCTTTGTCTGTGATCTCGGCTTGCATCATACGCAGCTTGGCTGGAGGGATGTAAGCTCCGCCAGTGCGAGAGGTTAGCAAGTCTACCGTTCGACGTTGACGTTCTGTGATTTTTTCATTTGGATTTGATTCTGGTTCGTTTGGTGCGGAATCGTTTTTCTTTTCGGTGGGAGAAGACGGTCGTCCTCCTCGTCGTCGGTCATTGGATTTGTCACCGGTTCTGTCCTTGGATCGACTGCGTGACCGACTACGACGTCGTCGTCGATCTTTGCTGCGACTTCTTTGTCGTCGGCTTCTTTCCTCTCTTTCACGAGATCGTCTTCTATCTCTTCTGCCTGGTGAACGACTGCGGTCTCTCCTTCCTGGTGAACGACTTCGATCTCTTTTACCTAGTGAAGATAAAAATGTATTATactattaataattatttttcaaaattaattattcttatcgaaaatttgtttttagctGCACTTAATAGGGTAATGGAGCCCCCAGTAGTCGGCCAGAACGTGTTTAATTGATGGTTAATcgattaaaatatatatatagggATCTCAtagaattttcgttttttttttttaagcctatCAGTTCTTctaaacggtatttaaaaaattgagacAGTGCAACTATTGGATTTTTTGTTGAAGATATCATACATTAACCATCGCTTTTCGAGTTTCGCGTGCAGATGAAGGTTGTTGTTTttatcaatagtttttgaagaattaattttcaagctctacatttttgaaaatataatcaaaaattgttagttaaaaaataatactatTTATCATAATAAGCCCTAGAAAAGACTAGCTCAAGGAGAGAAGGTCGATGAGACATGTAGCATTGATAGGATTCTTAATAAacggaatttgtttaaattcgcttaaatttaaagtgaactttatttcattttaataacaattttaagcatgtcttttttcttcGCGTAGGgtaacacatttaaaaaaatcattggcGCAAAATTTTAAGCGATTTAGTTAAATGCTAAAGCAATATAAGAGATTTACTATGTTAAAAAtcagtcttctttttttttactaagtaacttactaaaattgctttagcattttactaaatcgaTTAAAATATTGCGccattgttttaaataaaatttttctttttcaatagaATGTTTTTTACTACATTGTTCTGATAAGAATAGATACATaatatagaattttaaattttggccGAATACTGGCGACCAGGGgcacaacaataaaaaaagggtctaaaacaaaattaccacTATCACAAAATTAGTCATATATCTAGGTTTGGTTGGTATAAATtgtcaaaattgtttaataCAAACTAAATGCACTACCAGATTGGAAAAAATTGCTTTAAGAGATGAagttaagttttattaaaaaaatattataaaatgtatgtatgagTTTTCTTGTAAACGtgtaaatcactttttttaacagctatttttttttttcattaaaatatagcCATAAATACTATGTTTATCACacattttcgaagaaaattcgCGTCacagtaaaaaattattatggtcAGGAAAAAATGAATAGCTCTAAGAATTAATATCTGACCAACCAAAAAAGATATGAATATTATGTAAACGCAGTTATAATGAtaaatatttcttcttaaaaCAAAGACCTCTATAAAGTTTCTACTATTAGTATTAACAGAGAAATtatcattaacatgagtaaaggtatACCAAAATAAGTGTACGAAGCAATACACTTTTACTGACCGAAAACTCAAAATCTGGGCATACGATTTTGTTGTGACCTATAAGACTTTTGTTCGGGATGCCAAAAGCAAGAACTGTGTAAAAAAGTGGAGCATTTGAATGAATCCATTTTTTCATGCGAATAGTGCGGGGTcccttaaaaaatgtatatgaaaaaacaaaaaaattgggttctaaaaggtaaaaaacaaaatctaaaaacaaactGAGCTTTAAAACAAGTATgctatttgatttcttttattaaaatgcatttttagaaaaaaaaatcaaaatcgttagagacgttttagaaaaaaaaatttatttttttaaatatttttttgaaaaaaaaaaatcaaaaataaaattgttatgccCTTTTGCAGAAATTACTAATCTCAACATCTTAAGTCTAGCATGCAGCTcgagcgaaacgaaattttgcatacaaaaatagcataacgaaatcttgaacgaaattaattttttttttgtttttatattgaaacatatttttttggatgttttttcttgattttttttaaatttatatttttattattttgaatttgacataaTACTCGATGGTATTGTTttgttaacatgttcgctgttgactttggagactaaaaaatttttcgtttcgcttcagctgcatactaggcttaaaactaaaatttcaaaaagctaGTAGGTACCCTTGAAAGGCAAATTCTTACAAAAATCAGAACACTGTGCGAAAATCAATTTTGGTACCACATTCAATTCAGAGCGAAAATCAGAACAGGGGtgaatgtcccgttttcgaaattttttttttttaaatccaaaaattagttttcaaatttttttttctgatttatataaaaactgcTTTCGTATCTTTGAATTAgtagtttggcagaaaatcagatttgaaaaaaaacgttctatggcaggtaccgttaagaatgattttcgaagaaaaaaatttccatgaAAAGATAGATTTTGCTTAAAATCTAACATGTGACTGAAAAATCCAATCATAAGTCACCAACACCAAAACTACAAGAAAATGTAATGTTGTAGAAAGTAAATACTGAAAGAACTCTGTTTAAAAGATATCTTGGTCGAGTTGAAacctaaataaaagaaatattatttttataaaagttgtCTTGGGTTTTACTATTTTTTCACTCTTAGTGAATAAACGATTTTGTATCATTAATTTACACAATCATATAATATTTAGTTAACATTTTGTTAATATCtggaaaaactaaattttaaggtacagttaaactaaaaaaaaattatttatctgCCCGACTCCTGGCTCCACCACcctatttgatttaaattaaataaatttgttcatTGTTTGTTTACGAAATCTAGAGATGGAATCGGCTATTTTGATTTGTGATCGATGATAATAACAAGAACCAAATTTTGGTCTGCAACAATCAAAAATCGCAGAGCAAATTGGTCTTTAATAATTATCACCGATCACAATTCacaacttttaattaaataaaatgcaatatTACCTGGCGACCTGCTACGCTCTTTTTTGCCTGGAGACCTACTACGGTCTCGTCTTTTTGTGGTCTCTTTCGATTTGGTTTCCTTAGACTGTTCATCAGAAACGATTTGCTGGATTTCATCGGAAGCCTTTTCCACAGCCggttccaacttttttttctttaaatctgGTTCTCCATTGTCAGTGTTGGCTTCTGGTTCTGCCAATGTTTCGTTTGAGGTTTCTGCAATATTCTTTTGTGGATTAACTTCTTCTTGAATTGGATTAGATTCCACTGGCGAGGTTTCTTCTTTAAGTTTAGGTGGGCAAGACACTTCTTTGGGGACAAGTTCTTCTTTAGGATTTTGAGGTGGTTCTATTTCATGTTCCCCTGTGGCTTCTTTTTGTTCAATAATTTGGATTTGATCTGGAACTGATGATATTTCTACCTGTTGGACTAATTCATCACTTACCGATTTAATTTCTTCGGCCTTTTCCGTTTCCAACTCTTTTTCATGTGAAGAGTTTTCATCGCTCTTCGACTTAATTGGTTTTGTATTTGATACTTTGACTTCTCCTTCTTCAGTATCGCTGCCAGAAGAATCCGAATCCGACGACGATGATGTCGACGAGTCGCTACCATCTTTATTAGAACTAGCAGAAGATGAATAATCTGGCGATGAtgtattttcatgttttttatgaatttttttctttttatcatcagtttttatttttgctgttGGAGATGAGGGTGAtttggattttgattttttcttgtcaATTGATGTGGTGGCATggtcttctttttttctatcacgattttttagttttgtttcttgttcttCTTCAGTGGATGTTGATGAATCTGATTCGGAATTATCTGATGAAGATGATGAATTACTTTCAGATTCACTTTTGcccatatttttattttaataattagtcaatttattttaaagaaaattacaaaataaaaaagacttccaataagttgaaaaaaatatgaaacgtttatttttttgtgcgtGGTTTTTCTTTAGCGCTAGAATGTCAAATTTTTTGACATATAAAATGACAGTTTTATGTGGTTTTCTTAAATTTGAAGTTAAAATTATGTAAGAGAATTGAAAGCattcagtaaaataaaaatttatatgaaatggACTTAAGACCGTGTGTCAACTGCGTTaaaatttctgtttaaaattttatcatggTTAAGGCCTAGTAGTCAGCTGAAGCggaacgaaattttccatacaaaatttcattaacgaaatcttgaacgaaattaaataagttttgttttagctttaaaacttattttctgatgttttttcttgaattctttaaattttatttttataattttttctttgctataatacctggccgtatttttttgtaaagcctggtacgctgctcgcgctaaattttagccgagataaaattcccatacaagttatcgataatttgtatgggatccattttatctcggctaaaaaatttcgataatttgtatgggagctaaaatttagcgcgagcagcgtaccaggcttaaactgATAGAGGCTTTattgagtgccaaacgaacagtttcagaatcgttTGAATGAATTCCGGAGAGTCCCGGACGAcaaaacgaaaacgctatttgTTTCTTCAGATAAtttctgttttgacattttgtaCTTTATTTacacacacaaattttgtatccacaaacgacaaatcactaggggtattcacgatccgatgcaactggtctagtatcattgtgaaagtgcaaaagtgtaaaatcttgcaacactacaacaacaaaatatatggattgaaattttacaatggtcttgcacttttgctataccctaaccctattgcaaaataaaaatacaatggtgcaaaaatatttttgacagatggcagctcgccgtcgcgtgtcgcccatgatgaacagtttatcttttttattcttattcttttttattttgtttcttttgatgtaatttgtgaaaataaattaacccgaacacaaaaaattataaaaaaattgaaaattgaaatagaaGAAGCATCGTTGGAAAGacaactccgtaaaaaaaaagagtgaagctgatataaatcatatcatggattccattcaatatttactatagataagaagaggtgcgttcacgatctattgtaaaaaaataaaattttacacttttactaggcctgttgcaccagatcgtgaatacccctacttTTCGcactccaaacaatttttttttcttaaatgacaacagctgatttgattttgataacTCTGAATTCCGCGCTCTGAAAAAATATCCAGAGTAGTTATGTTCAGGGTGCGTTCAGAGCGAggatcgaacacagaggaaataactctggttgaaaaaggagctacaaaaaacgcttgccTCGAacgaacctacacgctctagctttttggaaTATTTCCCTGAATCACCCTTTGACCCTTATGAAatctaaattgttacttgggctaaacccttcaagcaaacaggtccgacctcggtccgaatccgctccgcctgaggcggagctgagtccgacttcggatcagaaactggtccgaaggcggctcaaattagtatggaaattataatcaccgcgaagtcgattgcatatgtattagtgtggtgaaaatctccattccgagaaaatggagccgaaggcggacctgagtcggagcagcaaaaacctaccagaaagaggaatcaaaaagggatgacgtttcgcatttgcgaccaaaaaaagaactagattttttttttttttttcactaaaactgttttttttatttaattttggcaaacgaaattttcacaatatatacaatataaaatagaatacatttttttcattttattttatttgttgttgctgctgttgttggtgtttctttagatgcccaatcgcatgtttcaccttctgcctttttcttcatcattagagattacatctacaacacaaacagaaacacatcattttaatccaaacactttgagcgatatatacaacatacctttttttgtttccatattgttaatagtttgatataattgtttataattacacttatattttattaacaacgacacgagacacgacgcgactaaacacttcaacaaaaaataacaaaatgacgcttttgctcttgttggctatgtctgtctacttttttttccttttctcagttttcaccacgattctcttagactttgtgttcatacacaaaaagttgcaagtgtgtgagtgcaaccccgcttttctcggtcggaggtcggactgtcttttctggactccgttttcttgcttgaaggcttagaggatataatatatggagtgcttgttcctatacctaatacattgtaacgccatatgcatggataggggtcgctgccgaCGGCTGATTATCTTTCATCTCTttctttctttcgtttttcaataTGAATCCGGTACCGTAActgtcaataaataaaaatggagGCATgtactcatcgaaaaacttaaagaaactagagctctctataaaagcttcacggaactaacagcacaagcactccatatattatatcctctaagcttGAAGGGAATACTGTATATGTGCCGGTCTACACGGTGATTtacaatcgattgaaaaatcacatgcgggcTACACaatgttgtgcccaatcacgttccacttttacatttaaaggtcggagtgtcttttctgaactccgttttcttgcttgaagggtttctaggaacaaacgtcaaacaGAGAAACAATTTAGCAATggaaattcagaaaattcaattCCCTTCGTTAccatcttcccccttcactcctcatccctcttgcctacaaactgactgcttaggcgattgaaaaatcacggtGTAACCAGGcactaaaaatttgtttttgaaaatttaattttccaaaaagcAACAGCAATCCTGTAAACtgggaaaatattaaaaattaaaatattaaacggAGGAATACGTATGTAATCCAAATTTGTTGAGGataattttatgaaatcacttTAATTTAAGCATTTCTTGTAGGTAACAGGTTCAATAATAATGAGCAGCTTACAATTTAATTCGATTGCAAGATCTGCTTCTGTCGAGTctcaagaaaaaccaaaaattgttaaatgtcCAAACTATGCGAATAATTTCTGCGagaaattattttctttgtttgagAAACACGATCTCACAGATGTTTGCATTATCGGTTCGGATGAGGTCCGATTCAATGctcacaaaaatgttttagcAGTAGGAAGTGATTTCTTTGCTGCTATGTTTGCTAGCCCACTTAAAGAGTCCGTTACAAATGAGGTCCGAATCCAAGAATTAAATGGTGAGATTTTAAAATCTATTCTAGACTTTATTTACACTGGCACTATTGAGCTCAAGTCCAAAACTGTGCCGGAGATTTTCAGTGCAGCTCGCTTTTTTCAAATGGAATCATTAGTCTTGGTATGTCAACAATTCATGGTACAAGAATTGGATCCAAGTAATTGTTTAGGCATAGCTTTATTCGCTAAGCAACATGATTTAAATGACCTCTATGAGACGgcttttcagtttgcttgtacCCATTTTGAAAAAGTATCTAAAATGGAAGAGTTTCTCAATCTCAGCGAAGATCAAGTGGTTATGATGATAAGTAATGAAGAACTTTGTGTAACATCGGAAAAGAACGTCTTTTTAAGCTTGATCAAATGGATTGAGCATGACAAACAGAATCGTGAACAATTTACTTTCAAACTACTCTCACACGTTCATTACTGGTCACTGAGTCCCGATTTTATAAAGCAAAACCGAAGCAAATTGtccaatgaaaataaaattttcgacaTGATCTGCACTTGGCTTGAATGGCATTGTACGCCAAGTAACTCTGGACTAAAGTCTCGTAAATGTTGCAATGATAAGCTTGTGGTAATATGTAGTGATAAAATGCATACTTATAATCCAGAGCAGAATATCTGGGAAATCAAATCTCTTCCAGGATTTCCAACATTCGATAAAGTagttgaaataaatgaaaagctTATTATACAACTTAATGGCACCTTGAAGTGCTTTGACCTCAAGACAAATCGACTAAGTGATTTACCACGATTTGATACGCCAATAAGTAGTTTTGGATTAGCTGTAATGAGGAATGAATTATATGTTGTTGGGGGTGCTACAATTGAAAATGTCCCTGACGTTTATGGTAGGAATCATCAGCAACGTACGACTTGGTCTGGACGCgtacaaaaatttaactttgcTTCTGGCGAATGGCAATGTGTAAAATCTTTGTCTAAGCCATTAAGCAATCCTGTAATTTCTTGTGTTGGAAGATATATGCATGTAAAGGGTTATGAAGAATTTATTGCAAGCTTTGATTCTGAAACCAATGAATGGACTTGGACACATTTTCCGTTCAAAGGCCTTTCGAAATTCGGATTTGCTATTGTAaacgaaaaattatattttgtgggACAACAGCAAGGCTCTGCAATTAGTTGTGTTTATGAACATGCAAATGGTAAGTGGAGAAAACATGAAATGAGACTTGCATTAACCAGTCCTAGATGTATATCGTGGAATAATCGAATAATTGCTTATGGTGCATGTGACGGTTACAACTTAATTTTGGAATACAATCCTGAAACTAAATTTTGGAAAGATTTGCCACTTCTAAATTACATATCGAACAACgtttatgaagtaattaatgtACAATATaatcaatataaataaataatggtatttgatttcaatttatttcttttcattttaatgGGTAAACAAACAggtaagaaaaaacttgatcaGGAAAGTGTAATTGACTACAATTTGCAATGGGAAGATCAGAAAAATGGTCGTTACTAGTAAACAATCGCAGTAAACTGGccagattgttaaaaaaaacactttgttcTTTAAAATTAGATTTATTTCATCACTTATAAAACTATTAGCTTTGAATtctgtttgaaataaaatttgcttCTTTTCCAAATCGTTCAACCCGAAAcatgaattcaaaaaattgctTACAACtgcttattttaaataaatcggTCCAGCCTTTAACGAGATATACGCGATGAGGCAATTCATTCACATCtccattaaaaaattatcatattgtatacagattttaaaatttacatttttaaatggcgattttaaatttaaacaagtgTAAATAAATTGTGATGTAGACTATTAATAAGGAGAATAAGAATACCCAATAAtatatggagaaaaaaaaaaacctggcaCCGATAAAAATGAGATCTATATGGCTTGaaagcattgaataattacaattGGAAGTGACATCGCAGATTACTTATGCACCATTGGCTCCGGAAGAATGATGAACTTTACTATAGGGTTGCGCCTGAATTAATCATTTTGTTAaactttcatttaaaatgttattttttatttcatttaatacaGAAATCTCTCCGAATGACAGTAATGCCCGTCGTACACCTAGCGTTCAACGCACTCAAtgtgaatttaataaattaattataaaaaaacgatTGCACTATACgtatactttttaattaattcgttTAGCAGCGATCTCCTGTCTAAAACTTGTTGTTTGAATATAATTGAAAGCACCACCAATTAgaatttaaggttttaaatttGCGTTGAATGCGTTGAGAGCTAGGTGTACGACGGTCATAACTACTAAAAAGCATGGTGTCTACTTGTATATGTAATTATTCCAGGGTTGCgagtttatgaattaaaaaaacactaacCATAAGCTACTCTTTAActtgtgaattaaaaaatatttgatacaTAAGCTTTTTTAGATTTGAGAATTGAACAATATTCAATTCATAAGCTTTTTTTGAATCTGGAATTCAAGAAGTATTTAATTCAGAAGCCCTTAAGAATTcctgaattaaaaacaatctaatTCATAAgctagttttaaaattatgaattgaaaaatatttaattcataagctattttggaattgtgaatcgGACTAATTTTCAATTCGTAAGCTATTTGCGACTTGTGAATTagaataattttcaattcataagCTATTTGTAACTTGtgaattggaataatttttaattcacaaGCTCTTAGAAAATTGATTTGTGAATTAAACTATGTTGAAATTCATAAGCTCTCTCCGGAAAAACGAAAAGATGTGTTTGATGTATACAAATATCGGCGAGTATAGTACGCTAGGCCTCAAAAAGGAGATTTTGTCCCAAAGCCCATGAAAGTGGTTTTGTAGTAATGCAAGGAGTCTCAGGGCTAGTTTTTGGTGGTACAAGGATAGAATTAACAAATAGTGTCTTAGATTGTATGAGCAAGCTGCCACCGTTTATCGTTTTTAAAAGTGGCGCTGTTCAATCCCGATGGATGGCAACTGCTTTCTTTTCAGGAATTCTTTATTCAGCTTTAAAAGAAGGAAGGAATAAACAAGTAGTGTCTTAGATTATTATTgacgtttcgctgtattgcattaagattttgcaatatttaccACTGTTAATACGTGAATAACAAATTGagctatatttttattttaaatatgaaatattatTCGATATCATTCTTTGACAGATTACAGAGCATCATAttgtaacgttttattccgggttcacaataaaacttatttcgtttattttaacttccacttatctttccgttcaaataagaacacactttatttcaaatcaatttacttttattattcgctcaaacaaacacacttttcaatcactttatttactactaacaatttccaacactttatttcactttgtactgtactctttcacattcaagattaaactgtgtccggtcggtgtccacgctgcccttttatacctgaaattcggaattcgagaatgtcttcgaaggttctcgtctttgcttctcgaagcttcctttccaagagggggcgcttcatacttccagtccagtgggatattttgggatattcagcagtcgagggaatttctttggatgcgttcagagggtagtttcttaattactaaaggtccgttcacatttctacctttactgtagcaggtagtgtgttcagacttttatcttaaaagtagttcgttcatcgttacattgcccccctcttaggattgttcgtcccgaacaactccattgcttctttcaccattataacgatgtaaacggtcacaatgaactacctttaatttgcctcttacccctctctgtatacggtaaaccacgtcgttgattctggttattactgtgtaagggccttcccagttttgttgtagcttcggtgatagtcccttttgtcggtggggattgtaaaaccacacaagttctccttcttgaaaccctgttgctgtcgctcgcgcgtcatatcttgttttcatcctgtcactagacg
Proteins encoded in this region:
- the LOC129907869 gene encoding pre-mRNA-splicing factor CWC22 homolog → MGKSESESNSSSSSDNSESDSSTSTEEEQETKLKNRDRKKEDHATTSIDKKKSKSKSPSSPTAKIKTDDKKKKIHKKHENTSSPDYSSSASSNKDGSDSSTSSSSDSDSSGSDTEEGEVKVSNTKPIKSKSDENSSHEKELETEKAEEIKSVSDELVQQVEISSVPDQIQIIEQKEATGEHEIEPPQNPKEELVPKEVSCPPKLKEETSPVESNPIQEEVNPQKNIAETSNETLAEPEANTDNGEPDLKKKKLEPAVEKASDEIQQIVSDEQSKETKSKETTKRRDRSRSPGKKERSRSPGKRDRSRSPGRRDRSRSPGRRDRRRSREREERSRRQRSRSKDRRRRRSRSRSRSKDRTGDKSNDRRRGGRPSSPTEKKNDSAPNEPESNPNEKITERQRRTVDLLTSRTGGAYIPPAKLRMMQAEITDKASAAYQRIAWEALKKSIHGYINKVNVDNIGIITRELLKENIVRGRGLLCRSIIQAQNASPTFTHVYAALVAIINSKFPNIGELLLKRLVIQFKRAFRRNDKAVCLSASRFVAHLVNQRVAHEILALEILTLLVETPTDDSVEVAIAFLKECGMKLTEVSSKGIGAIFEMLKNILHEGKLDKRVQYMIEVVFQVRKDGFKDHQSVIESLELVEEDDQFTHLLMLDEATNTEDNLNAFKFDDMYATNEDKYKGLSKEILGSDASDSDGEDDSGSGSDESDSEEDEEEKAKAEAIIDNTETNLIALRRTIYLTINSSLDYEECAHKLMKMQLKPGQEIELCHMFLDCCAEQRTYEKFYGLLAQRFCSINKTYIEPFEEIFKDTYQTTHRLDTNRLRNVSKFFAHLLFTDAIGWDVLDCIKLNEDDTTSSSRIFIKILFQELAEYMGLFKLNEKLKDGVLTETLSGLFPKDNPRNTRFAINFFSSIGLGGLTDDLRQFLKNAPKNVPAINSELLGDKIDVSSSTSSSSSSSSSSESSSESSSSEDEKQKKKKKKKKISKKKAVEKSKKKNSKQERKKKKSKKKQETSSSESSSSSSSSSSENSSSSNDDSSSEDDRKNKKQTSRKVEVDKKNKKHRREKSPAHEIERDHKKHEEKSKRRDEPDERLSNGRSMNGRGRDNGRRDEEEQNSRARNDRRDNKRERSPHQDRRNRERDRDDDRDRNRDRNRDYDRNRDNYNHSGKNNRDHRTSGKSRNGSKERG
- the LOC129905179 gene encoding kelch-like protein 2, coding for MSSLQFNSIARSASVESQEKPKIVKCPNYANNFCEKLFSLFEKHDLTDVCIIGSDEVRFNAHKNVLAVGSDFFAAMFASPLKESVTNEVRIQELNGEILKSILDFIYTGTIELKSKTVPEIFSAARFFQMESLVLVCQQFMVQELDPSNCLGIALFAKQHDLNDLYETAFQFACTHFEKVSKMEEFLNLSEDQVVMMISNEELCVTSEKNVFLSLIKWIEHDKQNREQFTFKLLSHVHYWSLSPDFIKQNRSKLSNENKIFDMICTWLEWHCTPSNSGLKSRKCCNDKLVVICSDKMHTYNPEQNIWEIKSLPGFPTFDKVVEINEKLIIQLNGTLKCFDLKTNRLSDLPRFDTPISSFGLAVMRNELYVVGGATIENVPDVYGRNHQQRTTWSGRVQKFNFASGEWQCVKSLSKPLSNPVISCVGRYMHVKGYEEFIASFDSETNEWTWTHFPFKGLSKFGFAIVNEKLYFVGQQQGSAISCVYEHANGKWRKHEMRLALTSPRCISWNNRIIAYGACDGYNLILEYNPETKFWKDLPLLNYISNNVYEVINVQYNQYK